The Sphaerospermopsis torques-reginae ITEP-024 genome has a window encoding:
- a CDS encoding Uma2 family endonuclease, which translates to MLETLATETTVEMPPTQAELPYDDGIPMETQRHKLQLDILIDTIQPWLDQRTDGYVGGNMFVYYSLAQLKNQDFRGPDFFTVLGVPKKERLSWVVWEEGKSPDVVIELLSESTAKNDKNEKKLIYQNQMRVSEYFWFDPFNPDDFAGFHINSGVYETIAFNEKNQLVSTVLGLTLVRWQGNYRGVNATWLRWANLAGELFPTSIELAEQEKQRAEQEKQRAEQAENKLRQVAVNLLNNGMPIEQVTQLTGLDPKQIFGE; encoded by the coding sequence ATGTTAGAAACTCTTGCGACTGAAACCACTGTGGAAATGCCACCCACCCAGGCAGAACTTCCTTATGATGACGGTATTCCGATGGAGACACAAAGACATAAATTACAATTGGATATTTTAATTGATACCATTCAGCCTTGGCTAGATCAAAGGACTGATGGATATGTAGGGGGCAATATGTTTGTCTACTACAGTTTAGCGCAGTTAAAAAATCAGGATTTTCGTGGTCCCGACTTCTTTACCGTCTTAGGAGTTCCCAAAAAAGAGCGTCTTTCTTGGGTAGTTTGGGAAGAAGGAAAATCACCAGATGTAGTAATTGAATTACTTTCAGAAAGCACAGCCAAAAATGATAAAAATGAGAAAAAACTGATTTATCAAAATCAAATGCGTGTTTCTGAATATTTTTGGTTTGATCCTTTTAACCCAGATGATTTTGCAGGTTTTCACATCAATAGTGGTGTGTATGAAACTATCGCTTTTAATGAAAAAAATCAGTTAGTAAGTACAGTTTTAGGTTTAACTTTAGTCCGTTGGCAGGGTAATTATCGCGGTGTAAATGCCACTTGGTTACGTTGGGCAAATTTGGCAGGTGAGTTATTTCCTACTTCTATAGAACTTGCTGAACAAGAAAAACAAAGGGCTGAACAAGAAAAACAACGGGCTGAACAAGCTGAAAATAAATTAAGACAAGTGGCAGTTAATTTGTTAAATAATGGAATGCCTATAGAACAAGTCACACAGTTAACAGGTTTAGATCCAAAGCAAATTTTTGGAGAGTAA
- a CDS encoding 2OG-Fe dioxygenase family protein, translating to MQQVSSVTGLEYAFLFTLRKVNSINTEGFQPFFQNLPVDPYIKGKYRSRRLSRVMVAENKLIKLSHGYLCQSREYNPLLGDIKREFAELEDGLIELEIFKNLVLAFIDSCKLHPEAEIGIHQIRTTCSPGHLGNPAPEGIHQDGTDFIGIFSVGRDNIKGGETHLYTAKKEKPVFHKILQPGELLLVNDHEFFHFTSSIKSENPAPGTRDVFVLTSPSLIQP from the coding sequence ATGCAACAAGTATCTTCTGTAACGGGGTTAGAATATGCTTTTCTGTTTACTCTGAGAAAGGTAAATTCTATTAATACTGAAGGTTTCCAGCCATTTTTTCAGAACTTACCTGTTGATCCTTATATTAAGGGCAAATATCGCTCTAGAAGGTTATCAAGAGTAATGGTTGCTGAGAATAAGTTGATTAAACTTTCTCATGGATATTTGTGCCAAAGTCGAGAGTATAATCCTTTATTGGGTGATATCAAAAGAGAGTTCGCAGAATTAGAAGATGGACTGATAGAACTGGAAATTTTTAAGAATTTGGTTTTAGCATTTATTGATTCTTGCAAACTCCATCCAGAAGCAGAAATTGGTATTCATCAAATCAGAACTACTTGTTCACCAGGACATTTAGGAAATCCCGCCCCTGAAGGTATTCATCAAGATGGAACTGATTTTATTGGCATCTTTTCTGTTGGTAGGGACAATATTAAAGGTGGAGAAACACATTTATATACTGCTAAAAAAGAGAAACCAGTTTTTCACAAAATCCTCCAACCCGGAGAACTGCTTTTAGTTAATGATCATGAGTTTTTCCACTTTACTAGCTCGATTAAATCTGAAAATCCAGCACCGGGAACTAGGGATGTTTTCGTGTTGACTTCTCCCAGTTTAATTCAACCTTAA
- the sfsA gene encoding DNA/RNA nuclease SfsA, whose translation MNNWLYQYPKLYTGILLKRYKRFFADIQLEGGEVVTAHCPNTGPMTGVSKVGSPVQLSKSDNPNRKLAYTLELIQVDDLAPTWVGVNTALPNRVVKQALEKHLFPELSEYTQVKGEVVYGKDKKSRVDFYLTGKEGQRPIYVEVKNTTWSQGTLALFPDTETTRGQKHLRELMEVLPQSRAVMLYFINRGDCTQFAPGDSTDPVYGELLREAIKQGLEVLPCRFDISPEGIRYLGLAELKI comes from the coding sequence ATGAATAACTGGCTGTATCAATACCCTAAATTATACACTGGTATTTTACTCAAACGCTACAAGCGTTTTTTTGCTGATATTCAACTGGAGGGAGGGGAGGTTGTAACAGCACACTGTCCCAATACAGGACCCATGACAGGAGTTTCCAAAGTAGGTAGTCCTGTACAGTTATCTAAAAGTGATAATCCTAACCGCAAATTAGCTTATACACTGGAATTGATTCAAGTAGATGATTTAGCACCAACTTGGGTCGGTGTCAATACTGCTTTACCTAATCGAGTTGTGAAACAGGCTTTAGAGAAACATCTTTTCCCAGAATTAAGTGAATATACACAAGTTAAAGGTGAAGTGGTTTATGGAAAAGATAAAAAAAGCCGGGTAGATTTTTACCTGACCGGAAAAGAAGGACAACGCCCCATTTATGTAGAAGTAAAAAATACAACTTGGTCTCAGGGAACTTTAGCCCTGTTTCCCGATACAGAAACTACCAGAGGACAAAAACATTTGCGGGAATTAATGGAAGTTTTACCCCAAAGTCGGGCAGTAATGTTGTATTTTATCAATCGGGGAGATTGTACACAATTTGCCCCAGGAGATAGCACAGATCCTGTATATGGTGAATTGTTACGGGAAGCAATTAAACAAGGTTTAGAAGTTCTCCCTTGTCGGTTTGATATTTCTCCTGAAGGTATCCGTTATTTAGGGTTAGCAGAACTAAAGATTTAA
- a CDS encoding NAD(+) kinase produces MQLKQVIIAYKARDSQSKRWAELCAKQLEDRQCQVLVGPSGPKDNPYPVFLASASQPIDLALVLGGDGTVLTSARHLAPAGIPILGVNVGGHLGFLTESMDEFQEPERVWDRLFEDRYALQRRMMLQAAIYEGHRTNLEPVTEHYLALNEFCIKPASADRMITSILEMEIDGEVVDQYVGDGLIISTPTGSTGYTVSANGPIMHDGMEAITITPICPMSLSSRPLVLPPGSVVSVWPLGDYDLSTKLWMDGVLSTSIWPGHRVDVRMADCRAKFIVLRANNSYYQTLREKLLWAGTRVRYSNNHRN; encoded by the coding sequence GTGCAATTAAAGCAGGTAATCATAGCTTACAAAGCGCGAGACTCCCAAAGTAAACGCTGGGCTGAACTCTGCGCTAAACAATTAGAAGACCGCCAATGTCAAGTTTTGGTTGGACCTAGTGGACCCAAAGACAACCCCTACCCCGTGTTTTTGGCATCCGCCAGCCAACCCATTGATTTAGCTTTAGTCCTTGGTGGTGATGGTACAGTTTTAACCAGTGCCAGACATTTAGCCCCGGCTGGTATCCCCATTTTAGGGGTGAATGTGGGCGGCCATTTGGGGTTTTTAACTGAGTCAATGGATGAGTTTCAAGAACCGGAACGAGTTTGGGACCGGTTATTTGAAGATCGCTATGCCCTCCAACGCCGAATGATGTTACAAGCGGCTATTTATGAGGGTCATCGGACAAATTTAGAACCAGTTACAGAACATTACCTCGCCTTAAATGAGTTTTGTATTAAACCCGCTTCTGCTGATAGGATGATCACCTCGATTTTGGAAATGGAAATTGATGGTGAGGTGGTTGATCAATATGTGGGCGATGGGTTAATTATTTCTACTCCTACAGGTTCTACTGGTTACACAGTTTCGGCTAATGGTCCGATCATGCACGATGGCATGGAGGCTATTACCATCACTCCCATTTGTCCCATGAGTCTTTCTAGTCGTCCTTTGGTTTTACCTCCTGGTTCTGTGGTTAGTGTTTGGCCTTTGGGGGATTACGATTTAAGTACAAAATTGTGGATGGATGGGGTATTATCTACTTCCATTTGGCCAGGACACCGTGTTGATGTGCGAATGGCTGACTGTCGTGCTAAGTTTATTGTGTTGCGGGCTAATAATTCCTATTATCAAACCCTGCGAGAAAAGTTACTTTGGGCTGGTACTAGGGTGCGCTACAGTAATAATCACCGCAATTAG
- a CDS encoding NADH-quinone oxidoreductase subunit J yields MNLAEGVQSVSFGILGVMMIGAALGVVLFSNIVYSAFLLGGVFISMAGLYLLLNGDFVAAAQILIYVGAINVLILFAIMLVNKRQDFSPLPSAGLRKIITGVVSLGLFALLSTMVLATPWANTSTSPAAKNSIVLIGEHFFTDFLLPFELASVLLLMAMVGAIILARREYLPDQVTPSELPQTILTLPERPRELVSSGTED; encoded by the coding sequence GTGAATTTAGCCGAAGGAGTACAATCTGTTTCATTTGGCATATTAGGTGTAATGATGATTGGCGCAGCACTAGGAGTAGTGTTGTTTTCTAACATCGTTTATTCTGCTTTTTTGCTAGGTGGTGTATTCATCAGCATGGCCGGACTTTACCTATTGCTAAATGGTGATTTTGTCGCAGCAGCACAAATTCTGATTTATGTAGGTGCAATTAACGTTTTGATTTTGTTTGCCATCATGTTGGTAAACAAACGTCAAGATTTTTCCCCTTTACCCAGTGCTGGTTTACGGAAAATCATTACCGGTGTAGTGAGTCTGGGACTATTTGCCCTATTAAGTACAATGGTACTGGCAACACCTTGGGCTAATACCTCTACATCCCCAGCAGCTAAAAATTCCATAGTTTTAATAGGTGAGCATTTCTTTACCGACTTTTTACTCCCCTTTGAATTAGCTTCCGTATTGTTGCTAATGGCAATGGTAGGAGCAATCATTTTGGCACGTCGGGAATACTTACCAGATCAAGTTACCCCTTCCGAACTGCCACAAACCATCTTAACCTTGCCAGAACGCCCCAGAGAATTGGTATCTAGTGGCACTGAAGACTAG
- the nuoK gene encoding NADH-quinone oxidoreductase subunit NuoK gives MQLQYFLLLAAALFCIGIYGLITSRNAVRVLMSIELLLNAVNLNLMAFSNFLDSTLIKGQVFTVFVITVAAAEAAVGLAIVLAIYRNRDTVDMEQFNLLKW, from the coding sequence ATGCAACTTCAATATTTCTTATTACTTGCAGCAGCTTTATTTTGCATCGGTATCTATGGTTTAATTACCAGCCGTAACGCAGTGCGTGTACTCATGTCCATTGAGTTACTGTTAAATGCCGTTAATCTAAATTTAATGGCATTTTCCAACTTTCTTGACTCAACATTAATTAAAGGTCAGGTTTTCACTGTTTTTGTGATTACTGTGGCAGCTGCGGAAGCGGCGGTAGGGTTAGCGATTGTACTGGCTATTTATCGTAACCGTGATACCGTTGACATGGAGCAGTTTAATCTCCTCAAGTGGTAA
- a CDS encoding GNAT family N-acetyltransferase: MYYNPISSPLYISDFPVWENEKYVLRLAKTDAELESIFRLRFQVFNQELGLGFSSSHCQQMDRDKFDYFCDHLLLICKRTGTTIGTYRMQTYTMAAKNLGFDAADIFNLAQIPDFILQSSVEIGRACIAQEYRNSYTLLLLWQGLANYLIYTGNQYFFGCASLLTQCHKQAVCAYNYFLYNHCLHSHILVNPHPEYSIEINSNCPDIYDVEIPKILQAYLSIGAKICSLPAIDRQFKTIDFLIISNIGDWGLGMADLA; this comes from the coding sequence ATGTATTACAATCCTATATCTTCACCTTTGTATATTTCTGATTTTCCGGTTTGGGAAAATGAAAAGTATGTCTTGCGACTGGCTAAAACTGATGCAGAGTTAGAATCTATTTTTCGCTTACGGTTTCAGGTTTTTAATCAAGAGTTGGGTTTGGGTTTTTCTAGTTCTCATTGTCAGCAGATGGATCGGGATAAGTTTGATTATTTTTGTGATCATTTATTGCTGATTTGTAAAAGGACTGGTACAACTATTGGTACTTATAGAATGCAAACTTATACAATGGCTGCAAAAAATTTAGGTTTTGATGCTGCTGATATATTTAATCTTGCTCAAATTCCTGATTTTATATTGCAGTCTTCTGTAGAAATTGGTCGTGCTTGCATAGCTCAAGAATATCGCAATAGTTACACACTTTTATTACTTTGGCAAGGTTTAGCTAATTATTTAATTTATACGGGTAATCAATATTTTTTCGGTTGTGCATCTTTGTTAACTCAATGTCATAAACAAGCTGTTTGTGCTTATAATTATTTTCTCTATAATCATTGTTTACATTCTCATATTTTAGTGAATCCTCATCCAGAATATTCCATAGAAATTAATTCTAATTGTCCAGATATCTATGATGTGGAAATTCCGAAAATTTTACAAGCTTACTTGAGTATTGGTGCAAAAATTTGTAGTCTTCCTGCTATTGATAGACAGTTTAAAACTATTGATTTTTTAATTATCTCTAATATTGGGGATTGGGGATTGGGTATGGCTGATTTAGCGTAA